A genomic stretch from Acinonyx jubatus isolate Ajub_Pintada_27869175 chromosome E2, VMU_Ajub_asm_v1.0, whole genome shotgun sequence includes:
- the SDR42E1 gene encoding short-chain dehydrogenase/reductase family 42E member 1 — translation MDSHKSPKETVLITGGGGYFGFRLGCALNQKGFHVILFDIKSPAHPLPEGVKFIHGDIRHLCDVEKAFQDVDIACVFHIASYGMSGREQLNRSLIEEVNVGGTDHILQVCRRRGVPRLVYTSTFNVIFGGQVIRNGDESLPYLPLHLHPDHYSRTKSIAEKKVLEANGATLVRSDGVLRTCALRPAGIYGPGEQRHLPRIVSYIERGLFKFVYGDPGSLVEFVHVDNLVQAHILASEALTAAKGHVASGQPYFISDGRPVNNFEFLRPLVEGLGYRFPSICLPLTLIYCFAFLTEMAHFLFGRVYNFQPFLTRTEVYKTGVTHYFSLEKAKKELGYEAQPFDLQEVVDWFKAHGHGRSPGGHASGCLVWDGLMVFLLVIVVLIWLPSPVARSL, via the exons ATGGACTCCCACAAATCCCCGAAGGAAACGGTCCTTATTACAGGAGGAGGTGGCTATTTTGGTTTCCG CCTAGGCTGTGCTCTGAACCAGAAAGGATTCCATGTGATTCTCTTTGACATCAAAAGCCCTGCTCATCCCTTGCCAGAGGGAGTCAAGTTTATACACGGAGACATTCGCCACCTCTGTGATGTGGAGAAAGCCTTCCAGGATGTGGACATTGCATGTGTGTTCCATATCGCCTCTTATGGCATGTCGGGGCGGGAGCAGCTGAATCGAAGCCTGATTGAAGAAGTCAATGTCGGGGGCACAGACCACATCCTCCAGGTTTGCAGGAGGAGAGGGGTGCCAAGGTTAGTTTACACTAGCACTTTCAATGTCATCTTTGGAGGTCAAGTTATCAGAAATGGAGATGAATCTCTGCCTTACCTACCTCTTCACCTCCATCCTGATCACTACTCTCGGACCAAATCTATTGCAGAAAAGAAAGTGCTGGAGGCCAATGGTGCTACCCTGGTAAGAAGTGATGGTGTCTTGAGAACCTGTGCTCTGAGGCCGGCTGGCATCTACGGGCCTGGAGAACAAAGGCACCTTCCCAGGATAGTGAGCTACATTGAGAGGGGTCTCTTCAAGTTTGTGTATGGGGATCCTGGGAGCCTGGTTGAATTTGTCCACGTGGATAACTTGGTCCAGGCTCACATTCTGGCCTCAGAGGCCCTGACAGCTGCCAAGGGCCACGTGGCCTCTGGGCAGCCTTACTTCATTTCGGACGGCAGACCCGTGAACAACTTTGAGTTCCTCCGGCCTCTGGTTGAGGGCCTGGGCTACAGGTTCCCATCCATCTGCCTGCCCTTGACCCTCATCTACTGTTTTGCTTTCCTGACAGAAATGGCTCACTTCCTTTTTGGTCGGGTCTACAACTTCCAGCCCTTCCTCACCCGCACAGAAGTTTACAAAACTGGCGTCACACATTACTTTAGTCTAGAGAAGGCCAAGAAGGAGCTGGGTTACGAGGCTCAGCCATTTGACCTCCAGGAAGTAGTCGACTGGTTTAAGGCACATGGCCACGGCAGAAGTCCTGGGGGTCATGCCTCCGGGTGTCTTGTTTGGGATGGGCTGATGGTCTTCCTCTTGGTCATAGTGGTTCTCATATGGCTGCCTTCTCCTGTGGCTCGATCACTCTGA